Proteins encoded by one window of Xiphophorus couchianus chromosome 13, X_couchianus-1.0, whole genome shotgun sequence:
- the LOC114156481 gene encoding class I histocompatibility antigen, F10 alpha chain-like translates to MREITDQQYWERETGNFLGNQQIFKANIEILKQRFNQTGGVHVVQHMYGCEWDDETAEVKGYDQFGYDGEDFIALSLETKSWIAPTRQAVITKQKWDRNVAFVKNEENYLTENCPEWLKKYVNYGRNSLMRTELPSVSLLQKSSSSPVSCFATGFYPNRAEMFWRKDGEEIHDDVEKGEILPNNDGTFQMSINIYLSSVPPEDWPRYECVFLLSGVERDVIRLEKTRIRNNELKSVSTVNNNTMTILVAVAVGFLGLVVIIGFILYKKIKGSEDTKTSPSGPEASSLNSKCSDDSQGKPLV, encoded by the exons ATGAGGGAGATCACTGATCAGCAGTACTGGGAGAGAGAGACTGGAAACTTTCTGGGTAACCAGCAGATCTTCAAAGCCAACATTGAAATCTTAAAGCAGCGCTTCAACCAAACTGGAG GAGTTCACGTTGTTCAGCACATGTATGGCTGTGAGTGGGATGATGAGActgcagaggtcaaaggttatgatCAGTTTGGTTATGATGGAGAAGATTTCATTGCCCTGAGCCTGGAGACAAAATCCTGGATCGCTCCAACCCGACAAGCTGTCATCACCAAACAAAAATGGGATCGTAATGTAGCTTTTGTAAAGAATGAGGAGAACTACTTAACTGAGAATTGTCCTGAGTGGCTGAAGAAATATGTGAACTATGGGAGAAACTCCCTGATGAGAACAG AACTTCCATCAGTTTCTCTCCTCCAGAAATCTTCATCCTCTCCAGTCAGTTGCTTCGCTACAGGTTTCTATCCCAACAGAGCAGAAATGTTCTGGAGGAAAGATGGAGAGGAGATTCATGATGATGTGGAGAAAGGAGAGATTCTCCCCAACAATGATGGGACCTTCCAGATGAGTATCAACATTTATCTTTCATCTGTCCCACCTGAAGACTGGCCCAGGTACgaatgtgtgtttctgctttctGGAGTTGAGAGAGACGTCATCAGACTGGAGAAAACAAGAATCAGGAACAATGAAT TGAAAAGTGTCTCAACAGTAAATAACAACACTATGACCATCCTTGTTGCTGTTGCCGTGGGTTTCCTTGGTCTTGTTGTCATTATTGGATTCATTCTTTACAAAAAGATTAAAG GTTCTGAAGACACCAAGACGTCACCATCAGGCCCAGAAGCTTCATCTTTAAATAGTAAATGTTCAGACGACAGCCAAGGCAAACCTCTGGTGTAA